From Trichoderma atroviride chromosome 1, complete sequence, one genomic window encodes:
- a CDS encoding uncharacterized protein (EggNog:ENOG41), with translation MSATSPKPPIPNLRDLAGGSLSIVRPNLILRSAAPPTVASADLEALNISTVFDLRSTLEAARPNSSGDVGNPESPEQWPGGPRRVHAPVFEGVDYGPEAVAIRFRKYADSHPTEGFVTAYRDIAVAGAPAFATVLNHIASDGFDPAAQKPILVHCTAGKDRTGVLCALILSLCDVPDEVVAEEYGLTTQGMAAAKPGLIKYLVATPAFAGDEEAAERLLSSKPESMLATLAMIRKEWGSAEGFFLKESKISPETITRVRQKLLVSN, from the exons atgtCTGCCACCAGCCCCAAGCCGCCCATCCCCAATCTCCGAGACCTCGCCGGCGGCTCCCTCTCCATTGTCCGCCCCAACCTCATCCTCCGCTCGGCCGCCCCTCCCACCGTGGCCAGCGCCGATCTCGAGGCCCTCAACATCAGCACCGTCTTCGACCTGCGCTCGACCCTCGAGGCCGCCCGGCCCAACTCGTCCGGCGACGTCGGCAACCCAGAGTCGCCCGAGCAGTGGCCCGGCGGTCCTCGCCGCGTGCACGCCCCCGTCTTCGAGGGCGTCGACTACGGGCCCGAGGCCGTGGCCATCCGCTTCCGCAAGTATGCAGACTCGCACCCGACCGAGGGCTTCGTCACGGCGTACAGAGACATTGCCGTGGCGGGCGCGCCGGCGTTTGCCACGGTGCTCAACCACATTGCCTCGGACGGCTTCGACCCCGCGGCCCAGAAGCCCATCCTGGTGCACTGCACGGCCGGCAAGGACCGCACGGGCGTCTTGTGCGCCCTGATCCTGAGCCTGTGCGACGTTCCGGACGAGGTTGTGGCGGAGGAGTACGGCCTCACGACGCAGggcatggcggcggccaagCCGGGCTTGATCAAGTATCTGGTTGCGACGCCGGCGTTTGCGGGAGACGAGGAGGCCGCCGAGAGGTTGCTGAGCTCAAA ACCCGAATCCATGTTGGCTACACTCGCCATGATCCGCAAGGAATGGGGCTCCGCCGa
- a CDS encoding uncharacterized protein (EggNog:ENOG41): MDGRPVPPYRAVSEATRQRETFKYDPTLLSTSKVNDSGQLRPSSELTPSQDLVLTGLAQLALFQTGTERAFISLFDVEHQYFIAEATRELPIAAEDSSLGLWMCGTAIPRAHSTCEYTLLESHRLERSSGSTSLERDATQFDHCENEGDQLPVLVVKDLATDARFKTKPYCQPEGGNHFYASVPIRTQRGINIGSLCVVSSMPNCRWNGQFSTLMRRLSLAVMDHLEANSSKIANKRSERMIRGLGFFVEGKATASSRSPAAGRETFTETPDALRLARQALLKDGEAPSKQPLPEVTVHNTTNTEQSLSPNGKQPEGKLPEGELPEAKRPDAKEPDAREPDGKEPDVKQPEAKQAKPVAETKWADTFIPGPNPMVDTFSEAAQTIRESLETDGCLFLDSSAGSFGEYGGRTKGSRKNRASNSPSRGDESSSEDEDDDSGSDVDEEEDVHSQPGGDDASAHATNGTSAESESKKWPACQVLGYSTTESRSKDLEDGSLPRINMAQRFLAKLLQRYPKGHIFNFGINGELQSSDSSDDDGWMTDPSKDSDNMKSVQPAPQQPVPDDASQSKRHRRPWARHNEGRIIQEMFPKARSVAFVPVWDPRKQRWCAGGFIYTLTPTRIFTVGAELNFLKAVSILAIAETLRLKTFAANQAKSDALSSLSHELRSPLHGAVLGIELLRDTELTVFQGNIAHTIEICCRTLVDTVDHLLDYSKVNKFIQARKTGGQTSEPRGLRQSTARSVEEGMLSLYKHIRLDGIVEEVMDGVYAGFNFMHMALQLAKHKTSAHSTDFTAMRRLDAMQAVEELGSNGKVALGEVTVFLEIDHDCNWRFYTQPGAIRRIVMNLLGNSLKYTQRGSIKVRLSQSKPKRKSSADAVVNIVVSDTGKGIGEDYLRNDLYKPFSQEDHLAPGTGLGLSFVKQITSQLRGRVHVESRVSVGTIVRVSLPLMQTVNAPDGTPQIAENEGDFDKHVAEATGLRVSLMGFDIGKRGRRRMLDGSYTDLQVEVDRNCREWLGLKVITEAEANEKAPDCVIWVEDTLAASPPDEIMHGPPCVVLCRNTLVAFKSAAQFERVKAHRIFEFIAQPVGPRKLAKAVAMAFRRGNEMKSIPITPVSPGEEFASAVPELLSDIKTQLPIPIPSVQPTQNLCVDKNDAKSAAREETGEPTLETAKEDEATPEPEFLLVEDNNINLDILAIYMKKLGRAYHTATNGSLAVEAYRENPNHCKYIFMDVSMPVMDGFEATRRIRAYEREHQLKPCVIFALTGLASESAQQEAFGSGVDLFLTKPVKLKELGMILRSRGLLPEEPLVVVTKNGTHLA; encoded by the exons ATGGATGGGCGTCCCGTGCCGCCCTATCGGGCTGTGTCCGAAGCAACGCGGCAGCGCGAGACTTTCAA ATATGATCCAACTTTGCTGTCTACAAGCAAAGTAAACGACAGTGGCCAGCTTCGCCCAAGCTCTGAGCTGACGCCTTCCCAAGATCTGGTCTTGACTGGCCTGGCTCAGTTGGCTCTATTTCAAACTGGCACTGAGCGGGCCTTCATTTCGCTCTTTGACGTGGAGCACCAGTATTTCATCGCCGAAGCCACTAGAGAGCTTCCCATAGCGGCAGAGGAtagcagcctcggcctctggATGTGCGGCACTGCCATTCCTCGCGCCCACAGCACTTGTGAGTACACTCTTCTCGAGTCTCACCGCCTTGAGCGATCGTCTGGAAGCACTTCTCTGGAGAGAGACGCAACTCAGTTCGATCACTGCGAGAATGAAGGTGATCAACTACCAGTTCTTGTGGTCAAAGACCTGGCAACAGATGCTCGTTTCAAGACAAAGCCCTATTGCCAGCCTGAGGGTGGCAATCATTTCTATGCCTCTGTCCCAATTCGCACTCAGCGAGGCATCAACATTGGCTCTCTGTGCGTTGTCAGCTCCATGCCAAACTGCAGATGGAACGGCCAGTTCTCGACGCTGATGCGCAGACTCTCTCTGGCCGTCATGGACCATTTGGAGGCCAACTCTTCAAAGATAGCCAACAAGCGCAGCGAGCGCATGATTAGAGGCCTGGGCTTCTTCGTTGAAGGCAAAGCCACAGCGTCGTCTCGGagtcctgctgctggccgggAGACGTTTACAGAAACTCCAGATGCGTTACGCCTGGCCCGGCAAGCACTTTTGAAAGACGGCGAAGCCCCCAGCAAGCAGCCTCTCCCAGAAGTCACTGTCCACAATACCACAAATACTGAACAGTCTCTTTCGCCAAATGGCAAACAGCCGGAGGGCAAGCTCCCTGAAGGCGAGCTGCCCGAGGCCAAACGGCCTGATGCCAAAGAGCCTGATGCCAGAGAGCCCGATGGTAAAGAGCCCGATGTCAAACAGCCCGAGGCCAAACAAGCCAAGCCCGTAGCAGAGACAAAATGGGCCGATACCTTTATCCCTGGTCCCAACCCAATGGTTGACACATTCTCTGAGGCTGCACAAACAATCCGCGAGTCTCTTGAGACCGACGGCTGCCTTTTCCTAGACTCGTCTGCGGGGTCCTTTGGCGAATATGGCGGTCGTACCAAGGGGTCACGAAAGAATCGCGCTTCCAATTCCCCGTCTCGGGGtgatgagagcagcagcgaggatgaagatgacgacagCGGAAGTGAcgttgacgaggaagaagacgttcATTCACAGCCCGGTGGTGACGACGCCAGTGCTCATGCTACTAATGGTACGTCTGCCGAGTCCGAGTCCAAGAAGTGGCCGGCCTGCCAAGTGCTGGGCTATTCGACAACGGAAAGCCGCAGCAAGGACTTGGAAGATGGCTCGCTGCCGAGAATCAACATGGCACAGCGATTCCTCGCCAAGCTCCTTCAGCGGTATCCAAAGGGCCACATCTTCAACTTTGGAATCAATGGAGAACTGCAGTCCAGCGACTCGtcagacgacgacggctggATGACGGATCCCTCCAAGGACTCTGACAACATGAAGTCTGTTCAGCCAGCACCACAGCAGCCAGTGCCAGACGACGCGTCCCAGTCTAAGCGCCATAGGCGTCCTTGGGCACGGCACAACGAAGGACGAATCATCCAAGAGATGTTTCCAAAGGCCCGCAGCGTGGCTTTTGTCCCCGTCTGGGATCCCAGAAAACAGCGATGGTGCGCTGGAGGCTTCATCTACACGCTGACTCCGACCAGAATCTTCACAGTGGGCGCAGAGTTGAATTTCCTCAAGGCCGTCAGCATCCTGGCTATTGCCGAGACACTTCGCCTCAAGACATTTGCTGCAAACCAGGCCAAGTCGGATGCGCTGAGCTCTCTGTCCCATGAACTGCGATCACCTCTGCATGGTGCTGTCCTCGGCATCGAGCTGCTTCGTGACACTGAGCTGACCGTCTTCCAAGGCAACATTGCCCACACCATTGAGATTTGCTGCCGCACGCTGGTGGACACCGTGGACCATCTCCTTGATTATTCCAAAGTGAATAAATTCATCCAAGCCCGCAAAACGGGTGGTCAGACGTCGGAGCCTAGAGGGCTACGACAGAGCACTGCACGATCGGTCGAGGAGGGAATGCTGAGCTTGTACAAGCACATTCGGCTCGATGGTATTGTTGAAGAAGTCATGGACGGCGTCTATGCGGGTTTCAATTTTATGCACATGGCCCTGCAGCTCGCCAAGCACAAGACTTCTGCTCACTCTACAGACTTCACTGCAATGCGCCGTCTCGACGCCATGCAAGCTGTGGAGGAGCTTGGCTCCAACGGCAAGGTTGCGCTGGGAGAGGTGACTGTCTTCCTTGAAATTGACCACGACTGCAACTGGCGATTCTACACGCAGCCTGGTGCAATCCGACGCATCGTGATGAACCTGCTGGGCAACTCGCTCAAATACACTCAACGGGGCTCCATCAAGGTGCGCCTCAGCCAATCCAAGCCGAAGCGAAAGTCCTCGGCGGATGCTGTTGTCAACATTGTCGTGTCTGACACCGGAAAGGGCATTGGAGAAGACTACCTGCGCAATGACCTGTACAAGCCATTCTCTCAGGAAGACCATCTCGCCCCGGGAACTGGATTGGGCCTGAGCTTTGTAAAGCAAATCACGTCGCAGCTTAGAGGGCGCGTTCATGTGGAGAGCCGAGTCAGCGTGGGCACCATTGTTCGTGTTTCTTTGCCGCTTATGCAGACGGTGAATGCGCCTGATGGCACTCCACAAATTGCTGAGAACGAAGGGGATTTTGACAAGCACGTTGCAGAGGCAACGGGTCTGCGTGTCAGCCTGATGGGCTTCGACATTGGCAAAAGAGGCAGGCGGCGTATGTTGGACGGATCCTATACGGATCTCCAGGTCGAGGTTGATCGCAATTGTCGCGAGTGGCTTGGTCTAAAGGTCATTACCGAGGCCGAAGCCAACGAGAAGGCCCCCGACTGCGTCATCTGGGTTGAGGATACTCTTGCCGCCTCTCCGCCGGACGAGATCATGCATGGACCTCCGTGCGTTGTCCTGTGCAGAAACACTCTAGTGGCTTTCAAGAGCGCAGCGCAGTTTGAACGCGTCAAGGCGCACCGCATCTTTGAATTTATTGCACAGCC TGTCGGTCCCCGTAAACTCGCCAAAGCAGTTGCCATGGCTTTCAGGCGTGGCAACGAGATGAAGTCAATTCCTATCACTCCCGTCAGCCCAGGCGAGGAATTTGCTTCCGCTGTCCCAGAGCTTCTAAGCGACATCAAGACGCAGCTGCCAATCCCGATTCCCAGTGTCCAGCCCACGCAGAATCTTTGTGTTGATAAGAACGATGCCAAGTCTGCAGCGCGGGAAGAGACGGGCGAGCCAACGCTTGAAACGGCaaaggaagacgaggccACGCCTGAGCCTGAGTTTCTGCTCGTAGAGGACAACAACATTAATCTCGACATTCTAGCCATCTAcatgaagaagcttggcCGGGCCTACCACACCGCTACTAACGGCTCTTTGGCCGTTGAAGCCTACAGGGAGAATCCAAACCACTGCAAATACATCTTCATGGACGTCTCGATGCCAGTTATGGACGGCTTCGAGGCCACGCGTCGCATTCGTGCCTACGAGCGTGAACACCAGCTCAAGCCCTGTGTCATCTTTGCACTCACGGGCCTGGCCTCGGAGAGCGCGCAGCAAGAAGCCTTTGGCAGCGGCGTGGATCTGTTCCTGACCAAGCCCGTCAAGCTTAAGGAGCTGGGCATGATTCTTCGATCCAGAGGACTGCTTCCTGAAGAGCCCCTGGTTGTGGTGACCAAGAATGGCACACACCTTGCCTAA
- a CDS encoding uncharacterized protein (SECRETED:SignalP(1-20)~CAZy:GH13) — MKLRSAVPLLLQLSLPAVLGADTADWRSRTIYFALTDRIARSSSDTGGSACTNLNDYCGGTFQGLESKLDYIKGMGFDAIWINPVVTNSDFGFHGYWALDLNTINSHYGTADDLKSLVDAAHGKGFYMMVDVVANHMGNANITDDSPSPLNQQSSYHTKCDIDFNNQTSVENCWLAGLPDVDTQDPTIRSLYQDWVSNLVSTYGFDGVRIDTVRHVEQDYWPGFVNASGVYCIGEVFNGDPDFMQPYQSLMPGLLNYAIFYPLNAFYQQTGSSQALVDMHDRLSSFPDPTALGTFVDNHDNPRFLSVKNDTSLFKNALTYTILGRGIPIVYYGSEQAFSGSNDPANREDLWRSGYNTETDMYNAISKLTFAKHTAGGLADNDHKHLYVEPTAYAWSRAGGKLVAFTTNSGGGSSAQFCFGTQVPNGSWTNVFDGGNGPTYTADGNGQLCLTTTNGEPIVLLSS, encoded by the exons atgaagcttcGATCCGCCGTCccgctgctgttgcagcTTTCTCTCCCGGCCGTCCTTGGCGCCGACACGGCAGACTGGAGGTCTCGTACCATCTACTTTGCCCTGACAGACCGAATTGCTCGCAGCTCAAGCGACACGGGAGGCTCTGCGTGTACAAATCTGAATGACTACTGTGGTGGCACGTTCCAGGGCTTGGAGAGCAAGCTGGACTACATCAAGGGCATGGGATTTGATGCCATCTGGATCAACCCCGTCGTAACCA ACAGTGATTTCGGCTTCCATGGCTACTGGGCACTGGATCTAAACACTATCAATTCTCACTATGGCACTGCGGATGATTTAAAGAGTCTCGTTGATGCTGCACATGGCAAG GGCTTCTACATGATGGTCGACGTTGTAGCCAACCACATGGGAAACGCAAACATCACAGACGactccccctcccctctgAACCAACAATCCTCATACCACACAAAATGTGACATTGACTTCAACAACCAGACCAGCGTCGAAAACTGTTGGCTTGCTGGCCTCCCAGACGTTGACACCCAGGACCCTACCATCAGGAGCCTCTACCAGGACTGGGTGTCCAACCTGGTATCTACATACGGCTTCGACGGCGTCCGCATCGACACCGTCAGGCACGTCGAGCAGGACTACTGGCCCGGCTTCGTCAATGCCAGCGGCGTGTACTGCATCGGCGAAGTCTTCAACGGAGACCCAGACTTTATGCAGCCCTACCAATCGCTCATGCCCGGCCTGCTCAACTACGCCATCTTCTACCCCCTCAACGCCTTTTATCAGCAGACGGGCTCCTCCCAAGCCCTGGTCGACATGCATGACCGTCTCAGCTCGTTCCCAGACCCGACGGCGCTGGGCACCTTTGTCGATAACCACGACAACCCCCGCTTCCTCAGCGTCAAGAACGACACGTCTCTCTTCAAGAATGCCCTGACCTACACCATTCTCGGCCGAGGCATCCCCATTGTCTACTACGGCTCCGAGCAAGCCTTTTCGGGAAGCAACGACCCCGCCAACAGAGAGGACCTCTGGCGCAGCGGCTACAACACCGAGACGGACATGTAcaatgccatctccaagctcaCCTTTGCCAAGCACACGGCCGGCGGCCTCGCCGACAACGACCACAAGCACCTGTACGTCGAGCCCACGGCATACGCCTGGAGCCGCGCCGGCGGCAAGCTGGTGGCCTTTACCACcaacagcggcggcggcagctcggcCCAGTTCTGCTTCGGCACGCAGGTCCCCAACGGGAGCTGGACGAATGTGTTtgatggcggcaatggcccGACGTACACTGCTGATGGCAATGGACAGCTCTGCTTGACCACGACGAATGGTGAGCCGATTGTGCTGCTGTCTTCATAA